The Kitasatospora sp. NBC_00374 genome has a segment encoding these proteins:
- the ispG gene encoding flavodoxin-dependent (E)-4-hydroxy-3-methylbut-2-enyl-diphosphate synthase, translating to MTAISLGIPSLPLKPLATRRVSRQIMVGNVPVGGDAPISVQSMTTTLTSDINATLQQIAELTASGCQIVRVAVPSQDDADALPIIAKKSQIPVIADIHFQPKYVFAAIDAGCAAVRVNPGNIKAFDDKVGEIAKAARSAGVPIRIGVNAGSLDKRLLEKYGRATPEALVESALWECSLFEEHDFRDIKISVKHNDPVVMINAYRQLAAACDYPLHLGVTEAGPSFQGTIKSAVAFGALLSEGIGDTIRVSLSAPPAEEIKVGNQILESLNLRQRGLEIVSCPSCGRAQVDVYKLAEEVTAGLEGMEVPLRVAVMGCVVNGPGEAREADLGVASGNGKGQIFVKGEVIKTVPESKIVETLIEEALKLAEQMQADGVESGAPVVVAAE from the coding sequence ATGACCGCGATCTCGCTCGGTATTCCGTCCTTGCCGCTCAAGCCGCTGGCCACCCGCCGCGTCTCGCGGCAGATCATGGTCGGCAACGTCCCGGTCGGCGGTGACGCCCCGATCTCGGTCCAGTCGATGACCACCACGCTGACCTCCGACATCAACGCGACGCTCCAGCAGATCGCCGAGCTGACGGCCTCCGGCTGCCAGATCGTCCGGGTCGCCGTGCCGTCGCAGGACGACGCCGACGCGCTGCCGATCATCGCCAAGAAGTCCCAGATCCCGGTCATCGCGGACATCCACTTCCAGCCCAAGTACGTGTTCGCCGCGATCGACGCCGGCTGCGCCGCCGTCCGCGTGAACCCGGGCAACATCAAGGCCTTCGACGACAAGGTCGGCGAGATCGCCAAGGCGGCCAGGAGCGCCGGCGTCCCGATCCGGATCGGCGTCAACGCCGGCTCGCTCGACAAGCGCCTGCTGGAGAAGTACGGCCGGGCCACCCCGGAGGCGCTGGTCGAGTCCGCGCTGTGGGAGTGCTCGCTGTTCGAGGAGCACGACTTCCGCGACATCAAGATCTCGGTCAAGCACAACGACCCGGTCGTGATGATCAACGCCTACCGCCAGCTGGCCGCCGCCTGCGACTACCCGCTGCACCTCGGCGTCACCGAGGCCGGCCCCTCCTTCCAGGGCACCATCAAGTCCGCGGTGGCCTTCGGTGCGCTGCTGTCCGAGGGCATCGGCGACACCATCCGGGTCTCGCTCTCCGCCCCGCCGGCCGAGGAGATCAAGGTCGGCAACCAGATCCTGGAGTCGCTGAACCTGCGCCAGCGCGGCCTGGAGATCGTCTCCTGCCCGTCCTGCGGCCGGGCCCAGGTCGACGTCTACAAGCTCGCCGAGGAGGTCACGGCCGGCCTGGAGGGCATGGAGGTGCCGCTGCGCGTCGCGGTCATGGGCTGCGTCGTCAACGGCCCCGGCGAGGCCCGCGAGGCCGACCTGGGTGTCGCCTCCGGCAACGGCAAGGGCCAGATCTTCGTCAAGGGCGAGGTCATCAAGACCGTGCCCGAGTCCAAGATCGTCGAGACCCTGATCGAGGAGGCGCTGAAGCTCGCCGAGCAGATGCAGGCCGACGGCGTCGAGTCCGGCGCACCGGTCGTGGTGGCCGCCGAGTAG
- a CDS encoding RIP metalloprotease has product MNNLMWALGILIFVLGLLFSIAWHELGHLSTAKLFKIRVPQYMVGFGPTIWSRRKGETEYGIKAIPLGGYIRMIGMFPPGADGRITKRSSSPWRTMIEDAREASYEELQEGDETRLFYTRKPWKRVIVMFAGPFMNLILSVALFLALFMGIGQQISVPVVASVSQCVVKTGERTDVCPADAPLSPANKAGLHNGDRVLSFGGEQITTYRQLQDDIRDSAGRTVPIVVERDGQQVALSAEIATNTLPVMDKDGYAVKGQTVEAGFLGITPAQGVHHLSVGESADQMTAMAEHGVKSLAALPSKIPGLWHAVVDGTPRSTDDPIGMVGAARLGGDVFAMDLPATQQLAFVVQLLAGINLSLFLFNMLPLLPLDGGHIAGALWESVRRRFAALVRRPDPGPFDVARLMPVAYVVAGIFICFTALVMVADIVNPVRIN; this is encoded by the coding sequence GTGAACAACCTGATGTGGGCGCTGGGCATCCTGATCTTCGTGCTCGGCCTGCTCTTCTCGATCGCCTGGCACGAGCTCGGGCACCTCTCCACCGCGAAGCTGTTCAAGATCCGGGTGCCGCAGTACATGGTCGGCTTCGGCCCGACCATCTGGTCCCGCCGGAAGGGCGAGACCGAGTACGGCATCAAGGCCATCCCGCTCGGCGGCTACATCCGCATGATCGGGATGTTCCCGCCCGGAGCCGACGGCCGGATAACCAAGCGCAGCAGCTCGCCCTGGCGGACCATGATCGAGGACGCCCGGGAGGCCTCCTACGAGGAGCTCCAGGAGGGCGACGAGACCCGGCTGTTCTACACCCGCAAGCCGTGGAAGCGCGTCATCGTCATGTTCGCCGGCCCGTTCATGAACCTGATCCTGTCGGTCGCGCTCTTCCTGGCCCTGTTCATGGGCATCGGCCAGCAGATCTCGGTGCCGGTGGTGGCCTCGGTGAGCCAGTGCGTGGTGAAGACCGGCGAGCGCACGGACGTGTGCCCCGCCGACGCACCGCTGTCCCCGGCCAACAAGGCCGGGCTGCACAACGGCGACCGGGTGCTCTCCTTCGGCGGCGAGCAGATCACCACCTACCGCCAGCTCCAGGACGACATCCGCGACTCGGCCGGCCGCACCGTGCCGATCGTGGTCGAGCGGGACGGACAGCAGGTCGCGCTCTCCGCGGAGATCGCCACCAACACCCTGCCCGTGATGGACAAGGACGGGTACGCGGTCAAGGGGCAGACGGTCGAGGCGGGCTTCCTCGGCATCACCCCGGCCCAGGGGGTGCACCACCTGTCGGTCGGTGAGAGTGCCGACCAGATGACCGCGATGGCCGAGCACGGCGTCAAGTCGCTGGCCGCCCTGCCCAGCAAGATCCCCGGTCTGTGGCACGCGGTGGTGGACGGCACCCCGCGCTCCACCGACGACCCGATCGGGATGGTCGGCGCCGCCCGCCTCGGCGGGGACGTGTTCGCGATGGACCTCCCCGCCACCCAGCAGCTCGCGTTCGTCGTCCAGCTGCTGGCCGGCATCAACCTGTCGCTGTTCCTGTTCAACATGCTGCCGCTGCTGCCGCTGGACGGCGGGCACATCGCCGGGGCGCTGTGGGAGTCGGTCCGTCGGCGGTTCGCCGCGCTGGTCCGCCGCCCGGACCCGGGCCCGTTCGACGTGGCCAGGCTGATGCCGGTGGCCTACGTGGTGGCCGGGATCTTCATCTGCTTCACGGCGCTGGTGATGGTCGCCGACATCGTCAACCCGGTCAGAATCAACTAA
- a CDS encoding GNAT family N-acetyltransferase — MLPGPFQVARALSATRVLEARDLEDALAVLHRDPVANAFVATRVEAVGLDPWRLGGEMWGWSGEDGRLESLCYAGANLVPVNAGPEAVRAFAERARRQGRRCSSIVGPAAATAALWAQLERSWGPAREVRGHQPLMATDTPATEVAPDLLVRRVRRNEIESLMPACVAMFTEEVGISPLAGDGGLLYQARVAELVAAGRSFARFDEDGRVVFKAEVGAVTSGACQIQGVWVAPEHRGRGLSETGMAAVLDIALREVAPTVSLYVNDYNVRARAAYRRVGFREVGAFMSVLF, encoded by the coding sequence ATGCTCCCCGGCCCGTTCCAGGTCGCCCGGGCCCTGTCGGCCACCCGCGTGCTGGAGGCCCGGGATCTGGAGGACGCCCTGGCGGTCCTCCACCGCGATCCGGTGGCCAACGCCTTCGTCGCCACCCGGGTCGAGGCCGTCGGGCTGGACCCGTGGCGGCTCGGCGGCGAGATGTGGGGCTGGTCCGGCGAGGACGGCAGGCTGGAGTCGCTCTGCTACGCCGGGGCCAACCTGGTCCCCGTCAACGCGGGGCCCGAGGCCGTCCGCGCCTTCGCCGAGCGGGCCCGCCGCCAGGGCCGCCGCTGTTCCTCGATCGTCGGGCCCGCCGCCGCCACCGCCGCCCTGTGGGCGCAGCTGGAGCGCAGCTGGGGCCCGGCCCGCGAGGTCCGTGGCCACCAGCCGCTGATGGCCACCGACACCCCCGCCACCGAGGTGGCCCCGGACCTGCTGGTCCGGCGGGTGCGCCGTAACGAGATCGAGAGCCTGATGCCGGCCTGCGTGGCGATGTTCACCGAGGAGGTCGGCATCTCCCCGCTGGCCGGCGACGGCGGCCTGCTGTACCAGGCCCGGGTCGCCGAACTGGTCGCCGCCGGGCGCTCCTTCGCCCGTTTCGACGAGGACGGCCGGGTGGTCTTCAAGGCCGAGGTCGGCGCCGTCACCTCCGGGGCCTGCCAGATCCAGGGCGTCTGGGTCGCCCCCGAGCACCGCGGCCGCGGTCTGTCCGAGACCGGTATGGCCGCCGTCCTGGACATCGCCCTGCGCGAGGTCGCCCCGACCGTCTCGCTGTACGTGAACGACTACAACGTCCGGGCCCGCGCCGCCTACCGCCGGGTCGGCTTCCGCGAGGTCGGCGCCTTCATGAGTGTGCTGTTCTGA
- the dxr gene encoding 1-deoxy-D-xylulose-5-phosphate reductoisomerase yields the protein MNSLAHPQLRFNPIVKDPSGPRELVILGSTGSIGTQAIDVVLRNPDRFRVVALSAAGGRVELLAEQALRLGVHTVAVADEAAVAPLREALAANAAGRALPEILAGPEAATEAARIECHSVLNGITGSIGLAPTLAALRAGRVLVLANKESLIVGGPLVKELAKPGQIVPVDSEHTAIFQALAGGTRAEVRKLVVTASGGPFRGRTRDQLATVTPGDALAHPTWAMGPVITINSATLVNKGLEVIEAHLLYDVPFDRIEVVVHPQSVVHSMVEFSDGSTLAQASPPDMRMPIALGLGWPDRVPDAAPGCDWTKAATWEFFPLDNDAFPAVELAREVGTLGGTAPAVFNAANEECVDAFLKGRLPFTGIVDTVAKVVAEHGAPAGTSLTVADVLHAEDWARARARQLAAG from the coding sequence ATGAACTCGCTCGCCCACCCGCAGCTGCGCTTCAATCCGATCGTCAAGGACCCGTCCGGTCCCAGGGAGCTGGTGATCCTCGGCTCCACCGGCTCGATCGGCACCCAGGCCATCGACGTGGTGCTGCGCAACCCCGACCGGTTCCGGGTGGTCGCGCTGTCCGCGGCCGGCGGCCGGGTGGAGCTGCTGGCCGAGCAGGCGCTGCGGCTGGGCGTGCACACCGTGGCGGTCGCCGACGAGGCGGCCGTCGCGCCGCTGCGCGAGGCGCTGGCGGCCAACGCGGCCGGTCGGGCGCTGCCCGAGATCCTGGCCGGCCCCGAGGCCGCCACCGAGGCCGCCCGGATCGAGTGCCACTCGGTGCTCAACGGCATCACCGGCTCGATCGGCCTGGCCCCGACCCTGGCCGCGCTGCGGGCCGGCCGGGTGCTGGTGCTCGCCAACAAGGAGTCGCTGATCGTCGGCGGCCCGCTGGTGAAGGAGCTGGCGAAGCCGGGGCAGATCGTCCCGGTCGACTCCGAGCACACCGCGATCTTCCAGGCACTGGCCGGTGGCACCCGGGCCGAGGTCCGCAAGCTGGTGGTCACCGCCAGCGGCGGCCCGTTCCGCGGCCGGACCAGGGACCAGCTGGCCACGGTCACCCCCGGGGACGCACTGGCGCACCCGACGTGGGCGATGGGCCCGGTGATCACGATCAACTCGGCCACCCTGGTGAACAAGGGCCTTGAGGTGATCGAGGCGCACCTGCTCTACGACGTACCGTTCGACCGGATCGAGGTCGTGGTCCATCCGCAGTCCGTCGTCCACTCGATGGTGGAGTTCTCGGACGGTTCCACGCTGGCCCAGGCCAGCCCGCCGGACATGCGGATGCCGATCGCGCTGGGCCTCGGCTGGCCGGACCGCGTCCCGGACGCCGCCCCCGGCTGCGACTGGACCAAGGCCGCCACCTGGGAGTTCTTCCCCCTGGACAACGACGCCTTCCCGGCGGTGGAGCTGGCCCGTGAGGTCGGCACGCTCGGCGGGACGGCCCCGGCCGTCTTCAATGCGGCCAACGAGGAGTGCGTGGATGCTTTCCTGAAGGGCCGGCTGCCCTTCACCGGCATCGTGGACACTGTCGCCAAGGTGGTGGCCGAGCACGGCGCCCCGGCGGGAACTTCTCTCACCGTCGCGGACGTCCTCCACGCGGAGGACTGGGCCCGCGCCCGGGCCCGGCAGCTGGCAGCGGGTTGA
- a CDS encoding aldehyde dehydrogenase family protein: MTTTHEFWLAGRKASGDGDFEVRHPYDGSLVGKVSVPTDAQVEEAVAAAAAAAPAFAATPAHVRAAALDHVSKRLAERTEEIARLITAENGKPIKWARGEVGRAVSVFRWAAEEARRTNGETMRLDTDPGGTGRFAVVRRFPKGVVLGIAPFNFPLNLVAHKVAPAIAVGAPIILKPAPATPLSALVLGEILAETELPAGSWSVLPVPNEKMPALVQDKRLPIISFTGSDKVGYQIMDSVPRKHVTLELGGNAAALVLADWSSEADLEWAATRIATFANYQGGQSCISVQRVIADASVYDALAEKVVAKVQAQVTGDPSDDSVDVGPLVDENAAKRVEAWVEDAVAKGAKILTGGTREGAAYAPTVLAELPADSILATAEVFGPVLSLHRVESTEDAFAEANNSAFGLQAGVFTHDVQVAFRAHRELQVGGVVIGDAPSYRADQMPYGGVKDSGVGREGVRYAMEDFTYERVLVLTGIDL; this comes from the coding sequence GTGACCACCACCCATGAGTTCTGGCTGGCCGGCCGCAAGGCGAGCGGCGACGGGGACTTCGAGGTCCGCCACCCGTACGACGGCAGCCTGGTGGGCAAGGTCAGCGTGCCCACCGACGCGCAGGTGGAGGAGGCCGTGGCCGCCGCCGCGGCCGCCGCGCCGGCCTTCGCCGCCACCCCGGCGCACGTCCGCGCGGCCGCGCTGGACCACGTGTCCAAGCGCCTGGCCGAGCGCACCGAGGAGATCGCCCGCCTGATCACCGCCGAGAACGGCAAGCCGATCAAGTGGGCCCGCGGCGAGGTCGGCCGGGCCGTCTCGGTGTTCCGCTGGGCGGCCGAGGAGGCCCGCCGGACCAACGGCGAGACCATGCGGCTGGACACCGACCCGGGCGGCACGGGCCGCTTCGCGGTGGTGCGCCGCTTCCCCAAGGGCGTCGTGCTGGGCATCGCCCCGTTCAACTTCCCGCTGAACCTGGTCGCCCACAAGGTCGCCCCGGCGATCGCCGTCGGCGCCCCGATCATCCTCAAGCCGGCCCCGGCCACCCCGCTCTCCGCCCTGGTCCTGGGCGAGATCCTGGCCGAGACCGAGCTGCCGGCCGGCTCCTGGAGCGTGCTGCCGGTGCCGAACGAGAAGATGCCGGCCCTGGTCCAGGACAAGCGGCTGCCGATCATCTCGTTCACCGGTTCCGACAAGGTCGGCTACCAGATCATGGACTCGGTGCCGCGCAAGCACGTCACCCTGGAGCTCGGCGGCAACGCCGCGGCCCTGGTGCTCGCGGACTGGTCCTCGGAGGCCGACCTGGAGTGGGCGGCCACCCGGATCGCGACCTTCGCGAACTACCAGGGCGGCCAGTCCTGCATCTCGGTGCAGCGGGTGATCGCCGACGCGTCGGTGTACGACGCGCTGGCCGAGAAGGTCGTCGCCAAGGTGCAGGCGCAGGTCACCGGTGACCCGAGCGACGACTCCGTGGACGTCGGCCCGCTGGTGGACGAGAACGCCGCCAAGCGCGTCGAGGCCTGGGTCGAGGACGCGGTCGCCAAGGGGGCCAAGATCCTCACCGGCGGCACCCGCGAGGGCGCGGCGTACGCGCCGACCGTGCTCGCCGAGCTGCCGGCCGACTCGATCCTGGCCACGGCCGAGGTCTTCGGCCCGGTGCTCTCGCTGCACCGGGTGGAGTCCACCGAGGACGCGTTCGCCGAGGCGAACAACTCCGCCTTCGGGCTGCAGGCGGGCGTGTTCACGCACGACGTGCAGGTCGCCTTCCGCGCCCACCGCGAGCTGCAGGTCGGCGGCGTGGTCATCGGTGACGCCCCGTCCTACCGGGCCGACCAGATGCCGTACGGCGGCGTGAAGGACTCCGGCGTCGGCCGCGAGGGCGTCCGCTACGCGATGGAGGACTTCACCTACGAGCGGGTCCTGGTGCTCACCGGCATCGACCTCTGA